One Fusobacterium nucleatum genomic window carries:
- a CDS encoding sirohydrochlorin cobaltochelatase has translation MSKKALFMVHFGTTHNDTKELTIDKMNKKFADEFKDYDLFTAYTSRIVLKRLKDRGEVFSTPIRVLNSLADQGYEELIVQTSHVIPGIEYENLVREVNSFSNRFKSIKIGKPLLYYIDDYKKCVEALADEYVPKNKKEALVLVCHGTDSPLATSYAMIEYVFDEYGYDNVFVVCTKAYPLMDTLLKKLRKNGIEEVKLAPFMFVAGEHAKNDMAVTYKNELEENGFKVNQVILKGLGEFDAIQNIFLNHLKLAIEKDDEDIADFKKEYSEKYL, from the coding sequence ATGTCAAAAAAAGCATTGTTTATGGTTCACTTTGGGACTACTCATAATGATACAAAAGAACTTACAATAGATAAAATGAATAAAAAGTTTGCTGATGAATTTAAAGATTATGATTTATTTACAGCATATACATCAAGAATTGTTTTAAAAAGATTAAAAGATAGAGGAGAAGTTTTTAGTACTCCAATTAGAGTATTGAATTCTTTAGCAGATCAAGGATATGAAGAATTAATTGTGCAAACTTCCCATGTTATTCCAGGAATAGAATATGAAAATTTAGTGAGAGAAGTGAACTCTTTTTCAAATAGATTTAAAAGTATAAAAATAGGAAAACCACTTTTATATTATATTGATGATTATAAAAAATGTGTTGAAGCATTAGCAGATGAATATGTACCTAAAAATAAGAAAGAAGCTCTTGTTCTTGTTTGCCATGGAACAGACTCACCACTTGCTACTAGTTATGCTATGATAGAATATGTTTTTGATGAATATGGATATGATAATGTTTTTGTAGTTTGTACAAAAGCATATCCACTGATGGATACTTTACTGAAAAAATTAAGAAAAAATGGTATTGAAGAAGTTAAACTTGCTCCATTTATGTTTGTAGCAGGAGAACATGCAAAAAATGATATGGCAGTAACTTATAAAAATGAACTTGAAGAAAATGGCTTTAAAGTAAATCAAGTAATTCTAAAAGGTTTAGGAGAATTTGATGCAATTCAAAATATCTTTTTAAATCATTTAAAGTTAGCTATTGAAAAAGATGATGAAGATATTGCAGATTTCAAAAAAGAATATAGTGAGAAATATTTATAA
- a CDS encoding lysine exporter LysO family protein — protein sequence MIIVSCAVIVGILLGYFTKSYINFDISLLIQFGLYLLLFFIGIDIGKNDNILNDLKKLNKKVLFLPFITIISSLAGGAVASILLSLSVGESVAISAGMGWYSFSAIELSKVSVELGGIAFLSNIFRELLAIFLIPVIAKKIGSFESVSVAGATAMDSVLPIINRSNPAEISIISFYSGLVISIIVPILIPILVNIFSL from the coding sequence ATGATAATAGTTTCTTGTGCAGTAATTGTTGGAATACTTTTGGGATATTTTACAAAATCATATATTAATTTTGATATTTCTCTACTTATACAATTTGGCTTATATCTATTATTATTTTTTATTGGAATAGATATTGGAAAAAATGATAACATTTTAAATGATTTAAAAAAATTAAATAAAAAAGTTTTATTTCTGCCATTTATAACTATTATTTCATCATTGGCAGGAGGAGCTGTTGCTTCAATATTGCTGTCTCTTTCAGTGGGAGAATCAGTTGCTATAAGTGCTGGTATGGGTTGGTATTCTTTTTCTGCTATTGAACTTTCAAAAGTAAGTGTAGAATTAGGAGGAATAGCTTTTTTATCTAATATATTTAGAGAACTGTTAGCCATATTTTTAATACCTGTTATTGCTAAAAAAATTGGTTCATTTGAATCTGTTTCTGTTGCAGGAGCAACTGCTATGGACTCAGTGTTACCAATCATTAATAGAAGTAATCCTGCTGAAATATCTATAATTTCATTTTATAGTGGACTTGTAATCTCAATTATAGTACCAATTTTAATTCCAATTTTAGTAAATATTTTTTCATTATAG
- a CDS encoding DNA starvation/stationary phase protection protein produces the protein MKNKENLDRYLSNLAVLVTKTHNLHWNVVGARFKAIHEYTESLYDYYFEKFDEVAEEFKMKGQYPLAKLSDYLKHATVKEIEPKDFTIPEVVASIKEDMELMLADAKKIREVAVAEDDFTISNLMEDHVAYYVKQLWFLEAMSK, from the coding sequence ATGAAAAACAAAGAAAATCTAGACAGATATTTATCAAACTTGGCTGTGTTAGTTACAAAAACACATAATCTACATTGGAATGTAGTTGGGGCAAGATTTAAAGCTATACATGAATATACAGAATCATTATATGATTATTATTTTGAAAAATTTGATGAAGTTGCTGAAGAATTTAAAATGAAAGGACAATATCCTTTGGCAAAATTATCTGATTATTTAAAACATGCAACTGTAAAAGAAATAGAACCAAAAGATTTTACAATTCCAGAAGTTGTAGCTAGTATAAAGGAAGATATGGAATTAATGTTAGCTGATGCTAAAAAAATAAGAGAAGTTGCAGTTGCTGAAGATGATTTTACTATTTCTAATTTAATGGAAGATCATGTTGCTTATTATGTAAAACAACTTTGGTTTCTTGAAGCAATGTCTAAATAA
- a CDS encoding OmpA family protein, producing the protein MKNKKLIASCMLALSLVGCTGLEAGNGAYTAGGAAGGAALGAIAGQVIGKDTKGTLIGAAVGSLLGMGWGAYRDNQEKELKAKLQGTQAEVKKDGNALVINLPGGVTFASDSANITSSFYSALNGIAQSLNNYPETRIQVNGYTDSTGNDAHNQELSQRRANAVAQYLVAQGVSSSRIVANGFGSSNPIASNSTQEGRLQNRRVEIKILPAQ; encoded by the coding sequence ATGAAAAATAAAAAATTAATTGCAAGTTGTATGCTAGCTTTATCATTAGTTGGTTGTACTGGCTTAGAAGCGGGTAATGGTGCTTATACTGCTGGTGGAGCTGCTGGTGGAGCTGCACTTGGAGCTATTGCAGGACAAGTAATTGGAAAAGATACAAAAGGAACTTTAATTGGAGCTGCTGTTGGTTCTCTTCTAGGAATGGGTTGGGGAGCTTATAGAGATAACCAAGAAAAAGAATTGAAAGCTAAACTTCAAGGTACACAAGCAGAAGTTAAAAAAGATGGAAATGCTTTAGTAATAAATCTTCCAGGAGGAGTTACTTTTGCAAGTGATAGTGCTAATATAACATCTAGTTTCTATTCAGCACTTAATGGAATTGCTCAATCTTTAAATAACTATCCTGAAACTAGAATTCAAGTAAATGGATACACAGATAGTACTGGTAATGATGCTCATAACCAAGAATTATCTCAAAGAAGAGCAAATGCAGTTGCACAATATCTTGTAGCACAAGGTGTTTCATCTAGTAGAATAGTTGCAAATGGTTTTGGAAGTTCAAATCCTATTGCTTCTAACTCAACTCAAGAAGGAAGATTACAAAATAGAAGAGTTGAAATAAAAATATTACCAGCTCAATAA
- a CDS encoding glycosyltransferase family 39 protein, which yields MFSTKRKDIFVLTILSFFALLSLIWIREIDSSEARNLISAREILQNSNWWTPTLNGHFYFENPPLPVWITAFVMMITHSHSEVILRLPNMLCCIFTVLFLYRSMIRIKKDRLFAFLCSFVLLSTFMFIKLGAENTWDIYTYSFAFCASLAFYVYIKYGEKKNLYRMGILLVLSFLSKGPVGFYSLFVPFLLAHYIIFPRELFRKKTFSVIFSIIIAIAIASIWGISMYLNHGNYFLDVIKNEVIAWRTKHHHSFIFYTDFVVYMGSWLFFSIYVLFKIPKEKESKIFYLWTILVLIFITLIEMKKKKYGFPLYLTSSITIGQLCIYYFRKPYLELKKREKTLLIIQQVFLIIVVIGSLGFLAYFGFYKKEISFGLFFLYTILHLLFLFLFAVGYTEISYAKRVIIFTGLTMLLVNFSSSWILVSKYMQNNLLRFRIPISQEVLGNPAPIYSQSFDIEDVWKLGKEIKSLNKNIPDERIILFLGKEEPKELLKTYEIKKVYDYQKVTHDMERIYLLEKIY from the coding sequence ATGTTTTCAACTAAAAGAAAAGATATTTTTGTTTTAACTATTCTTTCTTTTTTTGCTCTCTTATCTCTTATTTGGATAAGAGAAATAGATAGTTCAGAAGCAAGAAACCTTATATCAGCCCGTGAAATTTTACAAAACTCTAATTGGTGGACACCTACTTTAAATGGACATTTTTATTTTGAAAATCCTCCCTTACCAGTTTGGATAACTGCTTTTGTAATGATGATAACTCACTCTCATTCAGAGGTTATTTTAAGATTGCCAAATATGTTATGTTGTATTTTTACAGTTTTATTTTTATATAGAAGTATGATTAGAATAAAAAAAGATAGATTGTTCGCTTTCTTATGCTCTTTTGTTTTATTAAGTACTTTTATGTTTATAAAGTTAGGTGCTGAAAATACTTGGGATATTTATACTTATTCTTTTGCTTTTTGTGCATCTCTGGCTTTTTATGTATATATAAAATATGGTGAGAAAAAAAATCTATATAGAATGGGAATTTTGTTAGTGCTCTCATTTTTAAGTAAAGGTCCTGTTGGATTTTATTCATTATTTGTACCTTTTTTACTTGCTCACTATATTATTTTTCCAAGAGAATTATTCAGAAAAAAAACTTTTTCTGTAATTTTTTCTATAATAATAGCTATTGCTATTGCTTCTATTTGGGGAATTTCAATGTACTTAAATCATGGAAATTATTTTTTAGATGTTATAAAAAATGAAGTTATAGCTTGGAGAACAAAACATCATCATAGTTTTATATTCTATACAGATTTTGTTGTTTATATGGGTTCTTGGTTATTCTTTTCTATTTATGTTTTATTCAAAATTCCTAAGGAAAAAGAAAGTAAAATTTTCTATCTTTGGACTATATTAGTTTTGATATTTATAACATTGATAGAAATGAAAAAGAAAAAATATGGTTTTCCATTATATTTAACTTCATCAATAACTATTGGACAACTATGTATATATTATTTTAGAAAGCCCTACCTTGAATTAAAGAAAAGAGAAAAGACATTACTTATAATACAACAAGTCTTTTTAATTATTGTAGTAATAGGAAGTTTAGGATTCTTAGCTTATTTTGGTTTTTATAAAAAAGAAATTTCTTTTGGCTTATTTTTCTTATACACTATTTTACACTTACTATTCTTATTTTTATTTGCAGTAGGCTACACAGAAATTAGTTATGCTAAAAGGGTTATAATTTTTACTGGTTTGACAATGTTACTTGTAAATTTTAGTTCTTCATGGATACTTGTAAGTAAATATATGCAAAATAATTTATTAAGATTTAGAATCCCTATTAGCCAAGAAGTTTTAGGAAATCCTGCTCCTATATATTCACAAAGTTTTGATATAGAAGATGTATGGAAATTAGGTAAAGAAATTAAATCTTTAAATAAAAATATTCCTGATGAAAGAATAATTTTATTTTTAGGAAAAGAAGAACCAAAAGAATTATTAAAAACTTATGAAATTAAAAAAGTTTATGATTATCAAAAAGTAACTCATGATATGGAAAGAATATATTTACTAGAAAAAATATATTAA
- a CDS encoding ABC transporter ATP-binding protein/permease, giving the protein MLKKFISYYKPHKKMFFLDLLAAFFISICDLFYPILTRTILYDFIPNKKLKVIFLFLVILFFIYIIKMLLNYFVGFYGHVVGVKIQADMRRDLFKHIQNMPISYFDKNQTGDIMSRIINDLIDISELAHHGPEDVFISGVLVIGSFIYLINLNAILTCIVFFFIPILALLTIVLRNRMMRAFAETRTTVGSINANLSNAISGIRVSKSFNNRKYEYNKFESGNIKYIIARKAAYLWLAVFQGGIYYIIDMLYLVMLLSGTLFTYYEKISVIDFVTYMLFVNLLITPVKRLINSVEQFQNGMSGFRRFFEIINIPEEEEGKLEVGKLKGDIVFDNVTFRYEENENIFKNFSLKIKAGTSVALVGESGVGKSTICHLIPRFYEVLGGKITIDNIDIREMSLSSLRKNIGIVSQDVFLFTGTIKENIAYGKLDATDEEIYRAAKYANIHDYVMTLENGYDTQVGERGIRLSGGQKQRISIARVFLANPPILILDEATSALDSITERNIQKSLDELSEGRTTLVVAHRLTTIRKADVIIVITKDGIAEMGNHEELINMKGIYYKLNQV; this is encoded by the coding sequence ATGCTAAAAAAATTCATTTCATACTATAAACCACATAAAAAAATGTTTTTTTTAGATTTATTAGCTGCATTTTTTATTTCAATTTGTGATTTATTTTATCCAATATTAACTCGAACAATCTTATATGATTTTATTCCAAATAAAAAATTAAAAGTAATATTTTTATTTTTAGTTATTTTATTTTTTATCTACATAATAAAAATGTTACTTAATTATTTTGTTGGTTTTTATGGACATGTTGTTGGTGTTAAAATACAAGCTGATATGAGAAGAGATTTATTTAAACATATTCAAAATATGCCTATATCTTATTTTGATAAAAATCAAACTGGAGATATTATGTCAAGAATTATAAATGACTTAATTGATATCTCTGAACTTGCTCACCATGGTCCAGAAGATGTATTTATATCAGGAGTTTTAGTTATAGGCTCTTTCATATATTTGATAAATTTAAATGCTATATTAACTTGTATAGTTTTCTTCTTTATACCAATTTTAGCACTACTTACAATTGTACTGAGAAATAGAATGATGAGAGCTTTTGCTGAAACAAGAACTACTGTTGGATCTATAAATGCAAACTTATCTAATGCTATATCAGGTATTCGTGTATCAAAATCTTTTAATAATAGAAAATATGAATATAATAAATTTGAATCAGGAAATATTAAATATATCATTGCTCGTAAAGCTGCATATTTATGGTTAGCAGTTTTTCAAGGTGGAATTTATTACATCATAGATATGTTATATCTTGTTATGCTATTAAGTGGTACTCTATTTACTTACTATGAAAAAATAAGTGTAATTGACTTTGTAACATATATGTTATTTGTAAATTTACTTATTACTCCTGTAAAAAGATTAATAAATTCTGTGGAACAATTTCAAAATGGAATGAGTGGTTTTAGAAGATTTTTTGAAATAATAAATATTCCTGAGGAAGAAGAAGGTAAACTTGAAGTAGGTAAATTAAAAGGAGATATAGTTTTTGATAATGTAACTTTTAGATATGAAGAAAATGAAAATATATTTAAAAATTTTTCTTTAAAAATAAAAGCTGGAACAAGTGTAGCATTGGTTGGAGAATCTGGTGTTGGAAAGAGTACTATCTGCCATTTAATACCTCGGTTTTATGAAGTTTTAGGTGGAAAAATTACAATAGATAACATTGATATAAGGGAAATGTCACTTTCTTCACTTAGAAAAAATATTGGAATTGTCAGCCAAGATGTATTTTTATTTACAGGTACAATAAAAGAAAATATTGCTTATGGAAAATTAGATGCTACTGATGAGGAAATTTATAGAGCTGCAAAATATGCTAATATTCATGATTATGTAATGACTTTAGAAAATGGTTATGACACACAAGTTGGAGAAAGAGGAATTCGTTTATCAGGAGGACAAAAGCAAAGAATTTCTATTGCTAGAGTATTTTTAGCTAATCCACCTATTTTAATTTTAGATGAGGCTACAAGTGCATTGGATAGTATAACAGAAAGAAATATTCAAAAATCTCTTGATGAACTTAGTGAAGGAAGAACTACTTTAGTTGTTGCCCATAGATTAACAACAATAAGAAAGGCTGATGTCATAATAGTAATTACAAAAGATGGTATTGCTGAAATGGGTAATCACGAAGAATTAATAAATATGAAAGGCATTTATTATAAATTAAATCAAGTATAA
- the metG gene encoding methionine--tRNA ligase, with protein MKKNFFVSTPIYYVNGDPHVGSAYTTIAADVINRYNKAMGMDTHFMTGLDEHGQKVEQAAEQNGFTPQAWTDKMTPNFKNMWTALNIKYDDFIRTTEDRHKKAVKRILDMVNAKGDIYKGEYEGKYCVSCETFFPENQLNGSNKCPDCGKELTILKEESYFFKMSKYADALLKHIEEHPDFILPHSRRNEVISFIKQGLQDLSISRNTFTWGIPIDFAPGHITYVWFDALTNYLTSAGFENDDKKFDKFWNNARVVHLIGKDIIRFHAIIWPCMLLSAGIKLPDSIVAHGWWTSEGEKMSKSRGNVVNPYDEIKKYGVDAFRYYLLREANFGTDGDYSTKGIIGRLNSDLANDLGNLLNRTLGMYKKYFNSVIVASSTSEVIDDEIKSMFNDVIKDIEKYMYLFEFSKALETIWKFISRLNKYIDETMPWSLAKDEAKKDRLASVMNILCEGLYKIAFLIAPYMPESAQKISNQLGVDKDITNIKFDDIKEWNIFKAGHKLGEASPIFPRIEIEKEEVVETKKELKVENPIDIKEFNKVEIRVVEILDVDKVKDADKLLKFKVFDGEFERQIISGLAKFYPDFKKLVGEKVLAVANLKFTKLKGEISQGMLLTTEDKDGVFLIKIDKSVQAGAIVS; from the coding sequence ATGAAAAAGAATTTTTTTGTAAGTACACCAATATATTATGTAAATGGTGATCCTCATGTAGGAAGTGCCTACACAACAATAGCAGCAGATGTTATAAATAGATATAATAAAGCGATGGGAATGGATACACATTTTATGACAGGACTTGATGAACATGGTCAAAAAGTAGAACAAGCTGCTGAACAAAATGGTTTTACTCCACAAGCTTGGACAGATAAAATGACTCCTAATTTTAAAAATATGTGGACTGCTTTAAATATTAAATATGATGATTTTATAAGAACAACTGAAGATAGACATAAAAAAGCAGTAAAAAGAATTTTAGATATGGTTAATGCAAAAGGTGATATCTATAAAGGAGAGTATGAAGGAAAATATTGTGTTTCTTGTGAAACTTTTTTCCCTGAAAATCAACTAAATGGAAGTAATAAATGTCCTGATTGTGGAAAAGAACTTACAATTTTAAAAGAAGAATCTTATTTCTTTAAAATGTCAAAGTATGCAGATGCATTACTTAAACATATAGAAGAACATCCAGATTTTATTTTACCTCATTCTCGTAGAAATGAAGTGATTTCTTTTATTAAACAAGGTTTACAAGATTTATCTATATCAAGAAATACATTTACTTGGGGTATCCCAATAGATTTTGCACCTGGACATATCACTTATGTCTGGTTTGATGCTTTAACAAATTATCTTACATCAGCAGGCTTTGAAAATGATGATAAAAAATTTGATAAATTTTGGAATAATGCAAGGGTAGTTCATTTGATAGGAAAAGATATAATAAGATTCCACGCTATTATCTGGCCTTGTATGCTTCTATCAGCTGGAATAAAATTACCTGACAGTATAGTTGCACATGGTTGGTGGACATCAGAGGGAGAAAAGATGTCAAAATCAAGAGGTAATGTTGTAAACCCTTATGATGAAATTAAAAAATATGGTGTAGATGCTTTTAGATATTATCTTTTAAGAGAAGCTAATTTTGGAACTGATGGAGATTATTCTACAAAGGGTATAATAGGAAGACTTAATTCTGATTTGGCAAATGACTTAGGAAATTTATTAAATAGAACATTAGGAATGTATAAAAAATATTTTAATAGTGTTATAGTTGCTTCGTCAACTTCTGAAGTTATAGATGATGAAATAAAATCTATGTTTAATGATGTTATAAAAGATATTGAAAAATATATGTATTTATTTGAATTTTCAAAAGCATTAGAAACAATTTGGAAATTTATTTCAAGATTAAATAAATATATAGATGAAACTATGCCTTGGTCATTGGCAAAAGATGAAGCTAAAAAAGATAGACTTGCTTCTGTTATGAATATTTTATGTGAAGGACTTTATAAGATAGCATTTTTAATAGCTCCATATATGCCTGAGTCCGCTCAAAAAATATCTAATCAACTAGGTGTAGATAAAGATATAACTAATATTAAATTTGATGATATAAAAGAATGGAATATTTTTAAAGCTGGACATAAGCTTGGAGAAGCAAGTCCAATATTCCCAAGAATAGAAATTGAAAAAGAAGAAGTTGTTGAAACTAAAAAAGAATTAAAAGTAGAAAATCCAATAGATATAAAAGAATTTAATAAAGTTGAAATTAGAGTTGTTGAAATTTTAGATGTTGATAAGGTTAAAGATGCAGATAAACTTCTTAAATTTAAAGTTTTTGATGGAGAATTTGAAAGACAAATAATTTCAGGACTAGCAAAATTCTACCCTGATTTTAAAAAATTAGTTGGTGAAAAAGTTTTAGCAGTAGCTAATTTAAAATTTACTAAATTAAAAGGCGAAATATCACAAGGAATGTTACTTACAACAGAAGATAAAGATGGAGTTTTTTTAATAAAAATTGATAAATCTGTACAAGCAGGAGCTATAGTAAGTTAG
- a CDS encoding response regulator transcription factor: MNKILIIEDDKNIQRLLGLELRHKNYSVDSAYDGEQGIEIFSKNSYDVVLLDLMLPKKSGKEVCQELRKLGDTPIIVITAKDSVLDKVELLDLGANDYICKPFAMEELLARIRVVTRNKENSNNKHFYIENEIKMDISAKKVFLNEVEISLTKTEFLILEYFMKNKGLSCSREKIIIGVWGYDFDGEEKIVDVYINSLRKKIDPKSYYIHTIRGFGYIFQYKED; the protein is encoded by the coding sequence ATGAATAAAATTTTAATAATTGAAGATGATAAAAATATACAAAGACTTTTAGGATTAGAATTAAGACATAAAAACTATTCAGTTGACTCTGCTTATGATGGAGAACAAGGAATAGAAATATTTTCTAAAAATTCTTATGATGTTGTTTTACTTGATTTGATGTTACCTAAAAAATCTGGGAAAGAAGTGTGCCAAGAATTAAGAAAATTAGGAGATACTCCAATTATAGTAATAACAGCAAAAGATTCAGTTTTGGATAAAGTAGAACTTTTAGACTTAGGAGCAAATGATTATATTTGTAAACCTTTTGCAATGGAAGAATTATTAGCAAGAATTAGAGTAGTAACAAGAAATAAAGAAAACTCTAATAATAAACATTTTTATATAGAAAATGAAATAAAAATGGATATTTCAGCTAAAAAAGTATTTTTAAATGAAGTAGAAATAAGCCTTACAAAGACTGAATTTTTAATCTTAGAATATTTTATGAAAAATAAGGGTTTATCTTGTTCAAGAGAAAAAATAATAATAGGTGTTTGGGGATATGATTTTGATGGCGAGGAAAAAATTGTGGATGTATACATTAATTCACTTAGAAAAAAAATAGACCCTAAAAGTTATTATATCCATACTATTCGTGGTTTTGGTTATATATTTCAATATAAAGAGGATTAA
- the galU gene encoding UTP--glucose-1-phosphate uridylyltransferase GalU, with the protein MKKVTKAVIPAAGLGTRVLPATKALPKEMLTIVDKPSLQYIVEELVASGITDIVIITGRNKNSIEDHFDFSYELENTLKNDNKLELLEKVSHISNIANIYYVRQNMPLGLGHAILKAKSFIGDEPFVIALGDDIIYNPEKPVTKQMIEKYELYGKSIIGCQEVAKEDVSKYGIVKLGDKFDEATYQMLDFLEKPSLDSAPSRTACLGRYLLSGKVFKYLEETKPGKNSEIQLTDGILAMMKDNEEVLAYNFIGKRYDIGSKFGLLKANIEFGLRNEETKEDIKEYLKNLDIERI; encoded by the coding sequence ATGAAAAAGGTTACTAAGGCTGTCATTCCTGCTGCTGGATTAGGAACAAGAGTTTTACCAGCAACAAAGGCACTGCCAAAGGAAATGCTTACAATAGTTGATAAACCATCTTTGCAATACATAGTTGAAGAATTAGTTGCTTCAGGGATAACAGATATTGTAATAATAACTGGAAGAAATAAAAATTCAATAGAGGATCATTTTGACTTCTCTTATGAATTAGAAAATACTTTAAAAAATGATAATAAATTAGAGTTATTAGAAAAAGTTTCACATATTTCAAATATTGCAAATATTTATTATGTAAGACAGAATATGCCGCTTGGTTTAGGACATGCAATATTAAAAGCTAAATCTTTTATTGGAGATGAACCTTTTGTTATTGCTTTAGGAGATGATATTATATACAATCCTGAAAAACCAGTTACTAAACAGATGATAGAAAAATATGAACTATATGGAAAAAGTATAATAGGCTGTCAAGAAGTAGCAAAAGAAGATGTTTCTAAATATGGAATAGTAAAGTTAGGTGATAAATTTGATGAAGCTACTTATCAAATGTTAGACTTTTTGGAAAAACCTTCTTTAGATTCTGCACCTTCAAGAACTGCTTGTTTAGGAAGATACTTACTTTCAGGAAAGGTATTTAAATATTTGGAAGAAACAAAACCTGGAAAAAATAGTGAGATTCAACTAACAGATGGAATACTTGCTATGATGAAGGATAACGAAGAGGTTTTAGCATATAATTTTATTGGTAAGAGATATGATATTGGAAGTAAATTTGGTTTACTAAAAGCTAATATTGAGTTTGGGCTTAGAAATGAAGAAACAAAAGAGGATATAAAAGAATATCTAAAAAATTTAGATATAGAAAGAATATAA
- a CDS encoding HAMP domain-containing histidine kinase: MKKISKELLKTYYWVIVLFAIFSIFIIVNFSVYLWKENQNDIKVIEEFIEYQMDELENREDLDYLSKEWLLKKILDKSPKLRDVYLEIFYDDKKYTKPPYLPDKEHNFLDYYSVTKFYQIKGFDEIKVKITRRNVRDRLLILNAFTSFVFFLLFCLYVIIRIQKKFFDKFKNSLDNLKIFTQDYNLDSEIRIHSEENFIEFSILQKAFKNMLIRLKEQSQLQIDFVNNASHELKTPIFILKGYVDMLSDWGKNDKEVLDEGLIVLKKEIQNMQELTEKLLFLAKSRNLTIEKTSINLDSVLKEIIDNLIFAYPKQKINYSSSEIFIDSDAALLKLLFKNLIENAIKYGKDNPINIELKKEKKVTVIIEDFGVGISEKALPHIFERFYREDESRNREIKSYGLGLSIVKEIINLLDIDIQVESQLGKGTKITLLF; this comes from the coding sequence ATGAAAAAAATATCTAAGGAGCTATTAAAAACATACTATTGGGTTATTGTTTTATTTGCAATATTCTCTATTTTTATAATAGTAAATTTTTCAGTTTATCTATGGAAAGAAAATCAAAATGATATAAAAGTAATAGAAGAGTTTATAGAATATCAAATGGATGAATTAGAGAATAGAGAGGACTTAGATTACTTATCAAAAGAATGGTTATTAAAAAAAATTTTAGATAAGTCACCAAAGCTTCGTGATGTTTACTTAGAAATTTTTTATGATGATAAGAAATATACAAAACCTCCTTATTTACCGGATAAAGAACATAATTTTTTAGATTATTATTCGGTTACAAAATTTTATCAAATAAAAGGTTTTGATGAAATAAAAGTAAAAATAACAAGAAGAAATGTTAGAGATAGATTACTTATTTTAAATGCTTTTACAAGTTTTGTATTCTTCTTATTATTTTGTTTATATGTAATTATCAGAATACAAAAAAAATTTTTTGATAAATTTAAAAATTCACTTGATAATTTAAAAATTTTCACACAGGATTATAATTTAGATTCTGAAATAAGAATACATAGTGAAGAAAACTTTATAGAATTCAGTATTTTACAAAAAGCTTTTAAAAATATGTTAATAAGACTTAAAGAGCAATCTCAATTACAAATTGACTTTGTTAATAATGCTTCTCATGAGCTGAAAACTCCAATTTTTATTTTAAAAGGTTATGTTGATATGCTAAGTGATTGGGGAAAAAATGATAAAGAAGTTCTTGATGAGGGTTTAATTGTATTAAAAAAAGAAATTCAAAATATGCAAGAATTAACTGAAAAACTTTTATTCTTAGCAAAAAGTAGAAATTTAACTATAGAAAAAACTAGTATAAATCTTGATAGTGTTTTAAAAGAAATTATAGATAATTTGATTTTTGCTTATCCTAAACAAAAAATAAATTATAGTTCATCTGAAATTTTTATAGATTCTGATGCAGCCCTTTTAAAACTATTATTTAAAAATTTAATAGAGAATGCAATAAAATATGGAAAAGATAATCCAATAAATATTGAATTGAAAAAAGAAAAGAAAGTTACAGTAATAATAGAAGATTTTGGAGTAGGGATATCTGAAAAAGCTTTACCTCATATTTTTGAAAGATTTTATAGAGAAGATGAGTCAAGAAATAGAGAAATTAAAAGTTATGGTTTAGGCTTGTCTATTGTAAAGGAAATTATTAATTTACTTGATATTGATATTCAAGTTGAAAGCCAATTAGGTAAAGGAACAAAAATAACACTACTATTTTAA